The following are encoded in a window of Rosa chinensis cultivar Old Blush chromosome 4, RchiOBHm-V2, whole genome shotgun sequence genomic DNA:
- the LOC112199858 gene encoding cytosolic sulfotransferase 13, whose product MSLPQTPPSLPQYLQEIELSQETRDLISTLPAEKGLISGHLHQYQGFWYPTMHIQKVLASQKHFQAQDTDILLATTPKSGTTWLKAILFALVKRVHYHPDPQNMDHPLLTNNPHVLVPFLENKHSGKNQIPDPTSYAPPRLFSTHLPLAHLPQSVKDSACKVVYLCRNPKDIIVSLWHFTNRVRHKSMGTNSLEEVFEYFRRGVSGYGPFWDHVLGYWKESLEGPETVFFLKYEEMKEKPGLQLRRLAEFLGCPFSPKEEAQGVVDNILRLCSFENLSNLDVNKNEKLSTGMENSAFFRRGEAGDWRNYLTAEMVEQLDRIIEEKLQGSDLKF is encoded by the coding sequence ATGTCACTACCTCAAACTCCTCCTTCTCTTCCCCAATACTTGCAAGAAATTGAGCTCAGCCAAGAAACCAGAGACCTAATATCCACGCTTCCTGCTGAGAAAGGATTGATTTCAGGTCATTTACATCAGTACCAGGGCTTTTGGTACCCCACTATGCATATCCAAAAAGTTTTAGCCTCCCAAAAACACTTTCAAGCTCAAGATACTGATATCCTTCTCGCTACTACTCCCAAATCAGGCACCACTTGGCTCAAGGCAATTCTGTTTGCGCTAGTAAAGCGAGTGCACTATCATCCAGACCCACAAAACATGGACCACCCTTTGCTCACAAACAACCCTCATGTTCTTGTGCCCTTCTTGGAGAATAAGCATTCCGGTAAGAACCAGATTCCTGACCCCACCTCTTATGCTCCTCCCAGGCTCTTTTCAACTCACTTACCACTAGCGCATCTGCCACAATCTGTTAAAGACTCTGCTTGCAAGGTTGTCTATCTGTGTAGAAACCCTAAGGACATAATAGTTTCACTTTGGCACTTCACAAACAGAGTGAGACACAAGAGTATGGGAACCAATTCACTTGAAGAAGTTTTCGAATACTTCCGCAGGGGAGTGAGTGGGTATGGACCCTTTTGGGATCATGTGTTGGGCTACTGGAAGGAAAGCTTGGAAGGGCCTGAAACGGTGTTCTTCCTCAAATatgaggaaatgaaagaaaaaccTGGTCTGCAGTTGAGGAGACTAGCTGAGTTCTTGGGGTGCCCATTTTCACCGAAAGAAGAGGCACAGGGAGTGGTGGACAATATCTTAAGGCTGTGTAGTTTTGAGAATTTGAGCAATTTGGATGTgaacaaaaatgagaaattatCGACAGGGATGGAGAATAGTGCATTCTTTCGGCGAGGGGAGGCGGGAGACTGGAGGAATTATTTGACAGCTGAGATGGTGGAACAGCTAGACCGTATCATTGAAGAGAAGTTGCAAGGTTCTGACTTGAAATTCTAA